From a single Eremothecium sinecaudum strain ATCC 58844 chromosome III, complete sequence genomic region:
- the GDE1 gene encoding glycerophosphocholine phosphodiesterase (Syntenic homolog of Ashbya gossypii AGR223W; Syntenic homolog of Saccharomyces cerevisiae YPL110C (GDE1)): MKFGKTFPNHQVPEWSHKYVNYKGLKKTIKQITTIQASIYEEENKTANSNQSGSVPKKKGSGWNSGDIYLNNTDVKKLLASFFFALDKDIEKVDSFYNSQFLECDRRLRKLLSSAQFTEISSQHSSLRNDNRLGLPNNLKISKNAQHHYGRNGMSNNNRSTTGFSVSDMIPSSSAAISEDIAEIISILIELRSQFRNLKWYGELNRRAFTKILKKLDKKVGTKQQHSYLKARITPLSFSNDSDIVSHLSLINEILNSISPHRKGAQGGKGNGENSIVPRRGSSPVDVVSQLIEVDDGVGLVNELISVYQSTDYIPTRVGVALLNKAALLKSFRCIDELLGCIPTLGDPSDISSRNFFHHHVIALGRKDKNVLSNNNDLNVLLSDSLDLEAAISPASHLRLVGAFGPDGINSKDWPESLAYVLGKLPVHLRTYLLQKDNYKRTPLHYAAQYGLVEVTGVIISFLKEWDVWDPNISIDDIEIWGDSEQLTPLHLAVIGTHPQTIKKMLSYLNPGVTLTTPRLLHLATRLNSTQLLESLLSAKGFDIDYKDPDNSETALYVACKLGLYDAAKYLIEKGANMEISEKLFGWTPIFAAVVEGYTDIVQLLISHSAKYELFDESGWTPMEHAALRGHLAIAEMVRVTDSETVTHPKFASNWNNFTKTDERAPRSKSICRSENGTSSDDRESCASSSTASIPYKSAKSSTSTVDKVPESNHSNNKRVIKKHLNTTKVPSKENISVKSVKSFGHNYLQKNESFILITMATNDNRVKDPPVSLNTVPLSNAPSTELDTALSLEISCPEDLDQQPVVVDLPLDDSKEPINFKVPYRPGSTTYTIYFDIIPTYGDSSVNLYSRANEGGRGTNVTSYLDDGPYQHDDRKDTDYLDDITPGDGSNSRQSPKKKILGRAVAFLDSKPKMYGVNRRPISEEVSIPIIGGESMDVLGVLRFDFLIVNPFFHDNVSSEAGDTYWKSLVSTRVIGHRGLGKNMNSEKSLQLGENTVESFIAAASLGASYVEFDVQLTKDDIPVVYHDFLVAESGVDIPMHELTLEQFMDLNSMGRDSSLLSRKDAPGTGNTNSTPANRRRLSIGDGSSEALKRSAMMRGTEEPTRDLGEVFHDRMRLTKTFKKHAFKANTRGHAIASSFVTLHELFKKIPKNVGFNIECKYPMVDEAEEEEVSPINVELNHWVDTVLEVVFENAKGRDIIFSSFQPNVCIMLSLKQPTYPILFLTDAGVATRCDARAASLQNAILFAHRWDLLGIVSAAAPIKIAPRLAQIVKSNGLVCVTYGAENNDPETARIQMDAGVDAVIVDSVLAVRRGLTRNAETTENVKAEE; the protein is encoded by the coding sequence ATGAAGTTTGGTAAAACTTTCCCAAATCACCAAGTCCCTGAATGGTCTCACAAATACGTCAATTATAAAGGTTTAAAAAAGACAATCAAACAAATTACCACAATTCAAGCTTCCATATATGAGGAAGAGAATAAAACTGCCAATTCCAATCAAAGTGGTTCAGttccaaagaaaaaagGAAGTGGCTGGAACTCTGGTGATATTTACTTGAATAACACCGACGTTAAGAAGCTACTTGCATCATTTTTCTTTGCTTTAGACAAGGATATTGAAAAGGTTGATAGTTTTTACAACTCGCAGTTTTTGGAATGTGATCGCAGACTGCGTAAGTTGCTATCTAGTGCCCAATTTACCGAGATTTCTTCCCAGCATTCTTCACTTCGTAATGATAATCGTTTAGGTCTTCCTAATAATTTGAAGATATCCAAAAACGCACAGCATCACTATGGACGTAATGGAATGTCCAATAATAACAGAAGCACGACGGGTTTTTCTGTATCGGATATGATTCCATCCAGCTCAGCGGCTATTTCAGAGGATATTGCGGAAATAATAAGCATATTGATTGAACTTAGATCTCAGTTTCGTAACCTCAAATGGTATGGAGAATTGAACAGACGTGCCTTTACCaagattttgaagaagctcGATAAGAAGGTAGGAACTAAGCAGCAGCATTCTTACTTAAAGGCTAGAATCACGCCTTTAAGTTTTTCAAATGACAGTGATATTGTTTCTCATTTGAGCTTAATAAATGAGATATTAAACAGCATTTCACCTCATCGGAAGGGGGCACAAGGCGGTAAGGGAAATGGTGAAAACTCTATTGTTCCTAGAAGAGGTTCTTCGCCGGTTGATGTTGTGTCGCAGTTAATTGAGGTTGATGATGGTGTTGGCTTAGTGAATGAGCTAATATCTGTTTATCAGTCTACTGATTATATACCCACGAGAGTAGGTGTTGCACTGTTAAACAAGGCAGCGTTGCTGAAGTCTTTCCGTTGTATTGATGAGTTATTGGGGTGTATTCCTACGCTGGGAGATCCTTCCGATATTAGTTCACGTAACTTTTTTCACCATCATGTTATTGCATTGGGCCGGAAGGACAAAAATGTGCTGAGCAACAATAATGACTTGAATGTTTTGTTGTCGGATTCTTTGGACCTCGAGGCTGCCATTTCTCCTGCTTCTCATTTGAGGTTGGTTGGTGCGTTTGGTCCGGATGGTATTAATTCTAAAGACTGGCCCGAGTCTTTGGCTTATGTCCTCGGAAAACTACCAGTGCATTTGAGGACTTACCTACTGCAAAAAGACAACTATAAGAGGACTCCTTTACATTATGCAGCTCAATATGGGCTAGTCGAAGTTACAGGAGTAATTATTTCCTTTCTAAAAGAGTGGGATGTATGGGATCCAAATATCTCAATTGATGATATTGAGATATGGGGTGATTCTGAGCAACTAACACCTTTGCATCTTGCCGTTATTGGGACACACCCTCAAACGATCAAGAAAATGTTATCATATTTGAACCCTGGAGTGACATTGACCACTCCTAGGTTGTTGCACTTAGCTACGCGGCTAAACTCGACTCAATTGCTTGAGTCCCTTTTATCAGCGAAGGGTTTTGATATTGATTATAAGGATCCTGATAATTCAGAGACCGCGTTATATGTGGCTTGTAAGTTGGGCCTATATGATGCTGCGAAGTACTTGATTGAGAAAGGAGCTAACATGGAGATTAGTGAAAAACTTTTTGGATGGACACCAATCTTTGCTGCTGTGGTGGAAGGTTATACTGATATTGTCCAATTGCTTATTTCTCATTCCGCCAAGTATGAACTATTTGATGAAAGCGGCTGGACTCCTATGGAGCATGCTGCACTACGTGGTCACCTGGCTATTGCGGAAATGGTCAGGGTTACCGATAGTGAAACCGTTACGCACCCCAAATTCGCAAGTAATTGGAATAACTTTACGAAAACAGACGAACGGGCCCCTAGGTCAAAATCGATTTGCAGATCAGAAAATGGAACTTCTTCTGATGATAGAGAGTCATGTGCCTCATCCAGTACCGCTAGTATTCCTTACAAGTCTGCTAAATCGTCAACATCGACTGTTGATAAGGTTCCGGAGTCCAATCATTCGAATAACAAGAGAGTAATAAAGAAGCATTTGAATACCACAAAAGTGCCTTCAAAAGAGAACATTTCCGTCAAGTCTGTGAAGTCCTTTGGTCATAACTACTTACAGAAAAACGAATCTTTCATATTGATTACGATGGCAACTAATGATAATAGGGTAAAGGATCCACCTGTTTCTCTAAACACGGTTCCTCTTTCTAATGCACCATCAACCGAACTAGATACTGCATTATCTTTGGAAATATCATGTCCAGAGGATTTGGACCAGCAACCAGTAGTGGTTGACCTACCACTTGACGATAGCAAGGAACCAATTAACTTTAAAGTTCCTTATAGACCCGGCTCTACTACCTACACAATATATTTTGATATTATACCAACATATGGAGACTCGTCGGTTAACTTATACAGTAGAGCTAACGAGGGAGGTAGAGGTACTAATGTAACATCTTACCTAGATGATGGTCCATATCAACACGATGATAGAAAAGATACCGATTATCTAGACGATATCACTCCGGGTGATGGAAGTAATTCTCGCCAATCTCCTAAGAAAAAGATACTCGGCAGAGCGGTGGCATTTTTGGACTCTAAACCGAAAATGTATGGTGTTAACAGAAGACCGATTTCCGAGGAAGTCTCAATCCCCATCATTGGCGGTGAATCAATGGATGTATTGGGAGTTCTTCGTTTTGACTTCTTAATTGTTAATCCATTCTTTCATGATAATGTATCATCAGAAGCTGGAGATACGTACTGGAAATCTCTTGTTTCCACCCGTGTCATAGGTCACCGTGGTCTAGGTAAAAATATGAACTCCGAAAAGTCTCTACAGTTAGGTGAAAACACTGTTGAGTCTTTTATTGCTGCAGCATCGCTTGGTGCTTCATATGTGGAGTTTGACGTTCAGCTCACAAAGGATGATATACCTGTTGTTTACCATGACTTTTTGGTTGCTGAATCAGGTGTTGATATTCCAATGCATGAATTAACGTTAGAGCAGTTCATGGATTTGAACTCTATGGGAAGAGACTCTTCTCTGTTATCTCGTAAGGATGCTCCAGGTACTGGCAACACGAACAGCACTCCCGCAAACCGCCGCAGGCTATCGATTGGTGATGGTTCATCTGAAGCACTGAAGAGATCTGCCATGATGCGTGGTACGGAAGAGCCAACGCGTGATCTTGGAGAAGTCTTTCATGATAGGATGCGACTAACAAAAACCTTCAAGAAGCATGCTTTCAAGGCCAACACTAGAGGACATGCCATCGCTTCGAGTTTTGTTACTTTGCATGAACTTTTCAAGAAAATACCAAAAAACGTCGGTTTCAATATTGAGTGCAAGTATCCAATGGTCGATGAAGCTGAGGAGGAAGAAGTAAGTCCAATAAATGTGGAGTTAAACCACTGGGTTGATACTGTTCTTGAAGTTGTATTCGAAAATGCTAAAGGTCGTGATATCatattttcttcttttcaaCCAAATGTCTGTATTATGTTGTCACTTAAACAGCCTACCTATCCTATCCTATTTTTGACTGATGCTGGAGTTGCCACGAGATGTGATGCACGCGCTGCATCGCTACAAAATGCTATTTTATTCGCCCATCGGTGGGATCTTTTAGGTATAGTTTCCGCTGCGGCCCCAATTAAGATTGCTCCAAGATTGGCGCAGATTGTTAAATCCAATGGACTTGTTTGTGTTACTTACGGTGCCGAAAATAATGACCCAGAGACTGCGCGGATCCAGATGGATGCAGGGGTAGATGCAGTTATTGTAGACAGCGTTCTAGCCGTGCGCCGTGGGCTTACAAGGAACGCAGAAACTACGGAGAACGTCAAAGCAGAAGAATAA